gtcaaaaattagaaaatactCTTGTCCCACATCGGCGAATAGATGTGAGCTTTTCCATATTATAAGTTGAGCTTTGATGCATAGAGTCCAACATTTGTGGACTaacaaaaaataagtaaatatagGAAGGGTTGTAGTTAATGGTTAGTAATAAGATTTAATATTCTATATTTAGAATTagaattcaataaaataataatgataatatatactagtactaattagtaatatagtaataagatATAATATTGTGGTGCTATGATATCTTGGGTTGGAGAGTATACATGCAATATAAAAAGTATATATCTGgaagatttctaaaattattatatatttaaaattccgACCGATTTGGGTCGgtattttaaaaagttttaaaaaaaaatttaattaataccgaccgatttcggtcggtattttgaaaaataaataaataaaatttaattaatactGACCGATTTCAGTCAGTAAATATAGTTTGACTGTCAGTCAACGCATtgaaatttccgaccgatttcggtcgaaaCACCTTAGCGACCATCATTTTTGCGACTAGTTAAAAGCGGTCGGAAATCAGTCACTTTTTCttaatttccgaccgatttcgatcgATTTTCCTGGACGAAATTAGCCAGTTTTTTAGTAGTGAATATTATACGGGAATCACATTCACCAAGGCTACGAGAAATATAATATGTCAATAATGAACTCAAGGTACTTAAACAAAAGATATTCATATATAATCCTTCGTTGAATAAATCATCTGATAATTAACTTAGATATGTTtgagcaaaaaataaaagaagcgaAGAAAGCCATGAGGTACTTAGTGTTGAGTACTACATGAGCAAATAAAATAGTGGAACTCCATTTTTGGTTTAGTTTCTTGAGAATTCACATGAGAGCCAAAGTTATTTGCCTTTCTGTAGAAGCCGAAGACTTCTTATAACGGCAAGCATCGGTAAGCACTTAAACCTTCTTGTAACGGTAAGCATTTATTCCATATAAATTAGCAAAAATATTCATTTATTCCATACAAATTAACAAAAACATTATTAAGCATTTGTCTTAGAAACTAAAGGGAAAAGTCGCATATGTTATGAACACATCCATTAGAATTTAGAAACGGcggtaaaatttatttttccttatttatcaTGTAGCTACAATCAAGGGAAACGACGCAAGTTTGTtagtgtttttgttttgttttgtattttctttaagtaaggtaaaggaaaatattgcaaaaaaaaggagaaaaaagatcaATCTAATTGCTGGTCATTGGGAATGCCACATCAGCTTTTTATGTCCCTGCTTTTTATTTAAAAACTAATGACTTAGCAGCGTGAAATAAAACTAAATTACTGCAATTTTAAAAAATTCTTTATGGTTTTAGTTCTATTAGTTGAATAAATTATAGGACATATTTATGTTTTTCGGTTGCTCCAACACACTTCGTATAATCAGtttcataaaaaaataaattgaaggCAAAAGAAAAGTGATATTACTACCACGACGATATTACTGGTAAAAAGGGGTTGAACATGGGGTTATTCTTATTTTATCGGAGGGGTAATAACTTTACATATACAACCACATAGTAACAAATAATTCTTTTTAGaagtaacaaaaatgataaagTTACTTTTTAGaagtaacaaaaatgataaaactttaTCGTTCTTCATCCTTATTAAAATCATGTTGTCATTAATTATATTCCGACAATTATGAAGCTTTATTTCCTTCTGTACATTAATTAATATCTAAATTAACGATCATAGAAATTTTTATATCCACCATATATCACTATACTTCTCCATCGAAGCACCGTCAATAATTTATCTCTTTCTTCTCcattactaaaacaagaaaggaaaaattTACTCACTATAATCACTCTTTACATGAGTGTGATGCGATTCATATATAATTAAGGATATGAAGGTAATCCCATAATAAAGGATATATGAACACAATCCCAATGATAATCACACTTCACTCAAAATGTCTACATTCCAAGTAATGGTtaggtaaaatattatttttgtttttatttttatggtTTCATACAAACAACTTTTTTTTAGACACGTAAATGTTTTACCTTCTCGctcattttaatcatttttatacttttaagtattataattttttttagtatCAATTGTAGATATGttttattttttcctcgattAGAAATTATAAACTTAACTAAATAATTTTATTAGCTTTTTTAGGTCTTACAATCTATATAGGTTTCTAAATTTTTGTCATTTCTTTGATTTTCTGGAAatggaaagaagagaaaatactttttgaaaaagttcatttttcttatttttatattaGGTGGTTTACTtggatttattttatatttaaatttaataataacttcaatGGATAGTCATAAATTCATAATAATATATCTTGCATGATTCAAATGATAATCTAACACTCAGCATTAAGATACGAGTTAGCATGGCGGGCTCTTGGGTCGTCCGGACCCATATCTGGTAAAAGTGGTGGCCTGGTTGTCCCCACACCCCCTTATCATGCGTGTCTGTGGGAGCAGTTTGTGCTAGCGTTTTGGCGCTCGCCTTATGGTTCTCAGTCCTCTTTCGCCGAGATGCCCTTTAAAAAGATTTTTTCCCGCATCGGAACAAGACCCACTATACTAGATTTAGCCAATTCGGGTGCGGATGGGGATTCCCCAATAGATTCTACAGATTCGGATTTGGATGCCCCTGCGCATAAACATATGGATAGGGATGCCGATTCAGATGCGGCTAGAAAGGCTCGTTTGAGTGATTCATAAACCCTAGTCGGGATAAACAAGCAAGGGTTTCATCCTCTACTTATGGGAATGCTACTTCGAGAAATGCTCTTTGTCATAGCGCCCAAATTTCATGCTTGTCTTTTAAACCTGAAAATAACCAAGAATTTTCAAGATGTGTTTGTAAAATCTGTGCAACAACGATTGCTAcctaaaaaattccaaaaagtaCTCACTTCTTCAATTTGTACTAGTTGAAAAAAAACTATAGGCCGAGTTTAAGGTATTACCATGGCTTTCGCTACATTTTAGGGAATTTGTTTTTTTGATATTAGATggagagatatgaaatatgaagaaaataagaTGTCAAATGAGAATATGCAAACGGTGATGTTGGTGGAAAGGTCGTGACCCTTGTATCTCCTTTAGAAGTCATTTTTCCAGAATGATGAAATTCAAACGCCGTGATCCATTCGTATGGGATAAGTGagtaaaggaaaaacaaaaatacatatGTATGAACGAAGGAAGGAAAACATAACTTTTAAAAAGAGATGATGCATCCACTCCATAGAGATGGACAAAAGCTTTGAAGATGACAAATGGTTATTAAAGCCcaatccgaaaaatattttcagtTGCCTTTTCAACATACATGATGTAGAAATTCCTCACCATTATGACAGGCATTAGATTCTATATATAATTGCCATAAGTCCTTCAAAATTTTGCCCTTGGGTTCTCTTATGTAAGAAAACGGTTGTTTATTAATAGTAATGACTTttgaaattctttttcaaaagacATGACGTTTGAACTCctatataattattaaattattattacaaTAAAAAGAATGAGTTTTAGAAATGtgaaaaaatggagaaaaaagaTAATTTGAAATCCTTGTTTAGGAGAGTGCTACGTCACCGTGCCAAAGTACCTCTATTATAGATATATAGATCTATCTTGACCGCTCAAAATAAACTCATGCCGCTCATTTTACACTTCTATTTATGAGTAATACTTTTAATTTTGATCTTAAAAGTTTATCCTTAGAACAAGTGAAGGTAAAAAGAATTAAGGCTAAAAATTAGATGTAATTTCCTgtttactaaaaataaaaatacaataccTGTTTACCAGCCAACAGTTAAGCTTCCAAATCAAGACGGAACAATTTCTTCTGTGAATCACTTCTTCCATCAATGGCGTTTCCTCTCCATTACGTACGTCTTCTTCCTTTTCCCCTCTTAACTTACTTTTGCAGTTTCATTTCCCCTTAAAAACGCTTTAATTTCTTCAATTAAGTTCAAAGATCTAATAATCTATTTATTAGTCGATCACGATGCGCGATTCTCGAAATATTTCTGCATGTTTCTGTTCACTCGTATTACATATCTGATCTGTGTATAATTGATTGGATTTAGCTAATCGTTGGTTGATTAATCATcaaaagagaaaataataataaaatcttgGGGTAATATTAGCTGATCTAGCTCATCATTTTATAATCATTGCATAGTTCAGGTATCACTCGCGACATACACTCATGTATTTGTTACGTGTCATTTATTTGATCAAATCTGGTCCAAAACGGGTTTTGAACGATTTGATCCCATCATTCTTAACTTGATGCGAAGTAACACTGCACTCACTATGTATTTGTGAAAACGTGTGTGAacttagtgtgtgtatatatatatatatatatatatatatatatatatatatatatatatatatatatatatatatatatatatatatatatatatatatatatatatatatatatgtgtgtgtgtgtgtgtgtgtgtgtgtgtgtgtgtgtgtgtgtgtgtgtgtgtgtgtgtgtgtgtgtgtgtgtgtgtgtgtgtgtgtgtgtgtgtgtgtgtgtgtgtgtgtgtgtgtgtgtgtgtgagtgttcaAAACATGCTAGAATGTCATAGTTGGGACAAATTTCTGACATAACGCAATTTTGGAAACCCCTTATCACTGTACTAGAATTTTCTTTAAGTCAAAGAGGATTCAACAGTTTATAAtgctaaaaaaataatattatttttacccTATTTTCACAATATATTTTTTCGCTGAAGTGAATTCAGTTGAACGTCCTTGCTCCTTACTAGCCCCCCCTTGCGTACAATGGCTTAATGGTTACTCATGGTAGAATGATCATATGATTGCTGTAGGGTTCTTGCCCTGTGGTCAAGAATATACTTCTTTTGGATTCGGAAGGAAAGCGTGTAGCTGTTAAGTACTACTGCGATGACTGGCCGGCAAATAGTGCCAAGCTTGCTTTTGAGAAGGCTATTTTTACCAAGACTCAAAAGACAAACGCTCGCACTGAAGGTACCGCTCAACCTTATGGTTTCTCTTTAATCTTTATGGCTGCATATTTGTATGCTTATGCAAAGTCATTCTTTTGCTCCATTACCAAATGATCTGGTGCTGAAATTGTATTTGcttaattgattttctttaacCATGAGAAATGGGGTTTTATGTTTATTGGACCTTCTTTTTCTGTGTTCTAGTTTACTTTGTAAATAAGGAATAAAGCCAGTTCTTTATATACTTGTATTCTGGATCTCATTTTAGTAGGATTCTCTAATTTTCATTCTTTTTGCTTACTTTTTGAAGTATTGATCTGCAGCTGAGATAGCAATGTTTGATAATAGCGTTGTTGTCTATAAGTTTGTGCAAGACCTTCACTTCTTTGTAACGGGAGGTGATGATGAAAATGAACTAATTCTAGCCACTGTTCTCCAGGGCTTCTTTGATGCAGTTACCGTTCTTCTCAGGTACAATGGGCCAAATCCTTAAACTATCTTGAGTCTTGTACTGTAATCTTTTCAGATGTGCACACTTGCTGTCTAAACGATCATTCAATTGTTGCAGGAGTAATGTTGAGCAGAGAGAGGCTCTTGAGAACTTAGATTTGGTGCTTTTGTGCCTAGATGAGATTGTGGATGGAGGGTAAGTGAT
This DNA window, taken from Nicotiana tabacum cultivar K326 chromosome 15, ASM71507v2, whole genome shotgun sequence, encodes the following:
- the LOC107828257 gene encoding coatomer subunit zeta-1-like is translated as MAFPLHYGSCPVVKNILLLDSEGKRVAVKYYCDDWPANSAKLAFEKAIFTKTQKTNARTEAEIAMFDNSVVVYKFVQDLHFFVTGGDDENELILATVLQGFFDAVTVLLRSNVEQREALENLDLVLLCLDEIVDGGMILETDGSVIAGKVASHNMDDGSPISEQTISQALATAREHFTRSLLR